Proteins co-encoded in one uncultured Draconibacterium sp. genomic window:
- the katG gene encoding catalase/peroxidase HPI encodes MENNHSKQGKCPVMHGGNTAAGSSVMNWWPNALNLDILHQHDTKTNPLGEDFNYREELKKLDVAALKKDLHDLMTDSQEWWPADWGHYGGLMIRMAWHAAGSYRIADGRGGGGTGNQRFAPLNSWPDNVSLDKARRLLWPIKKKYGNKVSWADLIILAGNIAYESMGLKTFGFAFGREDIWHPEKDTYWGAEKEWLAPSDERYDDVTKPETMENPLAAVQMGLIYVNPEGVNGKPDPLKTAQQMRETFRRMAMNDEETVALTAGGHTVGKTHGNGDASLLGPDPEAADVHEQGLGWSNPHKSGKGRYTVTSGLEGAWTTEPTKWDNGYFDMLFNHEWELRKSPAGAQQWEPVSIAEEDKPADVEDFSIRNNPMMTDADMALKMDPEYRKISEKFMNDFDAFSDAFARAWFKLTHRDMGPKARYFGPDVPEEDLIWQDPVPAGKSDYDVEAVKEKIAAAGLSIADMVATAWDSARTFRGSDMRGGANGARIRLAPQKDWEGNEPERLKKVLAVLEPIAAEFGISVADVIVLAGNVGVEQAIKNAGMNVAVPFLPGRGDASDEMTDAESFAPLEPLADGFRNWQKKDYVVSPEEMLLDRAQLMGLTAHEMTVLVGGMRMLGTNYAVTKHGVFTDNEGTLSNDFFVNLTDMTYVWEPAGKGLYNIRNRKTGEVKWTATRTDLVFGSNSVLRSYAEVYAQDDNKEKFVSDFIKAWNKVMNADRFDVN; translated from the coding sequence ATGGAAAACAATCACTCAAAACAAGGCAAATGTCCGGTAATGCATGGTGGAAATACCGCCGCCGGATCATCAGTTATGAATTGGTGGCCGAATGCATTAAATCTCGATATTTTGCATCAGCATGACACTAAAACAAATCCTCTGGGAGAAGATTTTAATTACCGGGAAGAACTAAAAAAGTTGGATGTAGCGGCTCTAAAAAAGGATCTTCACGATTTGATGACTGATAGCCAGGAATGGTGGCCTGCCGATTGGGGACACTACGGCGGATTGATGATTCGAATGGCCTGGCACGCTGCCGGTTCATACCGAATTGCCGATGGACGAGGTGGCGGAGGAACAGGAAATCAGCGTTTTGCACCGCTAAATTCATGGCCCGATAATGTAAGTTTGGATAAAGCGCGTCGGTTACTTTGGCCAATTAAAAAGAAATATGGGAATAAAGTTAGTTGGGCGGATCTGATCATTTTAGCCGGTAATATCGCTTATGAAAGTATGGGATTAAAAACCTTTGGTTTTGCATTTGGCCGTGAAGATATCTGGCATCCGGAAAAAGACACCTACTGGGGAGCTGAAAAAGAATGGCTGGCACCGAGTGACGAGCGTTACGACGATGTAACAAAACCCGAGACCATGGAAAATCCGTTGGCTGCCGTTCAAATGGGATTGATTTATGTAAACCCGGAAGGTGTAAACGGAAAGCCCGATCCGCTGAAAACAGCACAGCAAATGCGCGAAACATTCCGCCGAATGGCCATGAACGATGAGGAAACTGTGGCGCTTACTGCCGGTGGACACACCGTTGGAAAAACACACGGAAACGGCGATGCCAGTTTGTTGGGACCCGATCCGGAAGCAGCAGATGTACACGAGCAAGGTTTAGGCTGGTCAAATCCGCACAAAAGCGGAAAAGGCAGATATACCGTAACCAGTGGTTTGGAAGGTGCCTGGACAACAGAGCCAACAAAATGGGATAACGGTTATTTTGATATGCTGTTTAACCATGAATGGGAACTTCGGAAGAGCCCGGCTGGTGCGCAGCAATGGGAGCCTGTGAGTATTGCCGAAGAGGATAAACCTGCTGATGTGGAGGATTTCTCAATCCGTAACAACCCGATGATGACCGATGCTGATATGGCCTTGAAAATGGATCCGGAGTATCGGAAGATATCGGAAAAGTTTATGAATGATTTTGATGCTTTTTCTGATGCATTTGCCCGCGCCTGGTTTAAATTAACCCATCGCGATATGGGACCGAAAGCACGTTATTTCGGACCGGATGTACCTGAGGAAGATCTGATTTGGCAAGATCCTGTTCCGGCCGGAAAATCGGATTATGATGTGGAAGCGGTAAAAGAAAAAATAGCTGCAGCAGGATTGAGTATTGCCGACATGGTTGCAACGGCCTGGGATAGTGCAAGAACTTTCCGCGGATCGGATATGCGTGGTGGTGCCAACGGTGCCCGCATTCGTTTAGCTCCACAAAAAGACTGGGAAGGAAATGAACCCGAACGTTTGAAAAAAGTATTGGCAGTGCTTGAGCCAATTGCTGCTGAGTTCGGAATTAGCGTAGCCGATGTAATTGTATTGGCCGGAAATGTTGGGGTAGAGCAGGCCATTAAAAATGCAGGAATGAACGTTGCTGTTCCGTTTTTGCCCGGACGCGGTGATGCTTCCGATGAAATGACCGATGCCGAGTCGTTTGCTCCGCTTGAGCCACTGGCTGACGGTTTCAGAAACTGGCAGAAAAAGGATTACGTGGTTAGTCCGGAAGAAATGCTGCTTGACCGTGCCCAGTTAATGGGATTAACAGCGCATGAAATGACAGTACTGGTAGGTGGTATGCGTATGCTCGGAACCAATTATGCCGTAACAAAACACGGTGTGTTTACTGACAACGAGGGTACGTTAAGCAATGATTTCTTTGTAAACCTTACCGATATGACCTACGTTTGGGAGCCTGCCGGAAAAGGACTTTACAACATCAGAAACCGGAAAACCGGCGAAGTAAAATGGACGGCCACTCGCACTGATCTGGTGTTTGGTTCGAATTCTGTTTTGCGTTCGTACGCTGAGGTGTATGCACAAGACGATAACAAAGAGAAATTTGTAAGTGATTTTATAAAAGCCTGGAATAAAGTGATGAATGCCGATCGCTTTGATGTAAATTAA
- a CDS encoding serine hydrolase, translating into MKKNSKLLVFLFIIIGLVSCEENSGLLQSNTPVFSIDLFEENLVDYITASGKEPVGWAYTISVNGQLKKSFADGKAQTATDGDIDFTLNKEINIASVTKFYTAIAVMQLLEMNNISENAIIEEWLPPSWNPGPAINNLSFSDLLRHQSGLQSVNTDFDNTLTYEGIKNCIETGVVKLKSYEYLNVNFAIFRILIPSLLKGAIPALNIDIESDDDTRFWYQFYMQEYIFNVTNSSNVTCTPEDRSIATLYYHVDDPVLNRNGTNYSDWSKWCGGGGYYMTIIEMSKINAWFEHTESLVTSEQRDIMKSNRFGMDREDVLREVNGAYYGKNGSIGNSDLPSENQGVRTQIVMFPSTGVDCVIVMNCQGLSFKDNASLRQTIYNAYNDSWE; encoded by the coding sequence ATGAAGAAAAATTCAAAACTTCTTGTCTTCCTTTTTATAATCATTGGACTTGTAAGCTGCGAGGAAAATAGTGGTTTACTACAATCCAATACTCCTGTTTTTAGTATTGATTTGTTTGAAGAAAACCTGGTTGATTACATCACCGCTTCCGGGAAAGAACCGGTAGGCTGGGCATATACCATAAGCGTTAATGGGCAATTGAAAAAATCTTTCGCGGATGGAAAAGCACAAACTGCCACAGATGGGGATATTGATTTCACGTTGAACAAGGAAATAAATATTGCAAGTGTTACCAAGTTTTATACGGCTATAGCGGTAATGCAACTATTGGAGATGAACAATATCAGCGAAAATGCCATAATTGAAGAATGGTTACCCCCTTCCTGGAATCCAGGTCCGGCTATTAATAATTTAAGCTTTTCAGATCTGTTACGACACCAATCGGGTTTACAAAGTGTGAACACTGATTTTGATAACACCTTAACTTATGAAGGAATTAAAAACTGCATTGAGACCGGCGTAGTGAAATTAAAAAGCTATGAATACCTAAATGTCAACTTTGCCATTTTCAGAATCTTAATCCCTTCTTTGCTTAAAGGTGCCATACCTGCTCTAAACATTGATATTGAAAGTGACGATGACACCAGGTTTTGGTATCAGTTTTACATGCAAGAATATATTTTTAATGTGACAAATTCTTCAAATGTCACTTGTACACCGGAAGACAGAAGTATTGCAACACTGTATTATCATGTTGATGATCCGGTATTAAACCGCAATGGTACCAATTACAGCGACTGGAGCAAATGGTGTGGCGGTGGTGGATACTATATGACTATCATTGAAATGTCTAAAATTAATGCCTGGTTTGAACATACCGAGTCGCTAGTGACATCAGAACAACGAGATATTATGAAATCTAATCGTTTTGGAATGGATCGCGAAGATGTTTTACGAGAAGTAAACGGAGCATATTATGGAAAAAATGGCTCTATAGGCAACAGCGATCTTCCTTCAGAAAACCAAGGAGTTCGAACACAAATTGTAATGTTTCCATCAACCGGAGTTGATTGTGTTATTGTAATGAATTGTCAAGGGTTAAGTTTTAAAGATAATGCATCGTTACGACAAACTATTTATAACGCGTATAACGATTCCTGGGAATAA
- a CDS encoding sulfite exporter TauE/SafE family protein, producing MEWYMILALVGTGIAAGFINTTAGGGSMLTIPLLMFIGLPANIANGTNRIAILLQNVIAVKTFKQKHVLDFSKDYRLAVPAIVGSIIGALFAVEIDVNLLKNIIAGLMVVLLLLVVLKPEVWITDQIGKIDPKPSPLQYIIFFGIGLFGGFIQMGVGFFLLAGLVLGCGHNLVRANAIKVFIVLIYTVFSLGIFIYNKQVDIVAGLILAAGNMVGALLGANFTVKGGAKYVRYVLILAMLIVILNLFGAFV from the coding sequence ATGGAATGGTACATGATACTGGCACTCGTTGGAACCGGAATTGCTGCCGGGTTTATTAATACAACTGCAGGAGGCGGCTCTATGTTAACCATTCCTCTACTGATGTTTATCGGTTTGCCGGCCAACATTGCCAATGGCACCAACCGAATTGCCATTTTACTTCAAAATGTTATTGCTGTAAAAACCTTCAAACAAAAGCATGTACTTGACTTTTCGAAAGATTACCGGCTGGCCGTTCCTGCAATTGTAGGATCGATAATTGGGGCACTGTTTGCTGTTGAAATTGATGTAAATCTTTTAAAGAATATTATTGCCGGATTAATGGTGGTTTTGTTGCTGTTGGTAGTTTTAAAACCTGAAGTTTGGATTACTGATCAGATTGGGAAGATCGATCCCAAACCGTCGCCGCTGCAATACATTATTTTCTTTGGAATAGGTTTGTTTGGTGGATTTATCCAGATGGGTGTAGGATTTTTTCTGTTGGCTGGTTTGGTTTTAGGGTGCGGGCATAACCTGGTGCGCGCCAATGCAATAAAGGTTTTTATTGTTTTAATCTACACTGTTTTTTCGCTTGGAATATTTATTTATAATAAACAAGTTGATATTGTTGCGGGTTTAATTCTGGCTGCCGGAAACATGGTCGGTGCATTGTTAGGCGCCAATTTTACCGTAAAAGGAGGTGCAAAATATGTTCGTTATGTGTTGATTTTGGCCATGCTGATTGTGATTTTGAATTTGTTTGGAGCTTTTGTTTAG
- the odhB gene encoding 2-oxoglutarate dehydrogenase complex dihydrolipoyllysine-residue succinyltransferase, with translation MIIEIKVPSPGESITEVEIGSWLVEDGAVVAKDQEIAEVESDKATLTIVASEGGKIEIKAEEGEAVEVGAVVCTIDTSVEPEAGSQKPEEKSTQESAPDSEDQTSSTKEPTSGDELTEAKSRPLASGHDKVKVTSVAKEMMKDHGLSVDDVINGLKRLGKKEVETVVNAPQTAAAAIPQKEATRDEERQRMSSLRRKLSARLVSVKNETAMLTTFNEIDMSYVMDMRKKYQQKFVDTHGFKVGFMSFFTKAVATAMDFHPMVNAQIDGEEIVMPQFVDVGIAVSTPKGLMVPIVRNAESKTIPAIELEIKELAEKARNKKISVEELTGGTFTITNGGVFGSLLSTPIINPPQSAILGMHNIVERPVAVNGQVVIRPMMYVALSYDHRIIDGKDSVGFLVKLKELLENPERLFTGGKDAGELMLGI, from the coding sequence ATGATTATTGAAATCAAAGTTCCCAGTCCGGGAGAATCCATAACCGAAGTTGAAATTGGCAGCTGGCTTGTTGAAGACGGAGCCGTTGTTGCCAAAGACCAGGAAATAGCCGAAGTTGAATCGGACAAAGCCACTCTGACTATCGTTGCCAGCGAAGGTGGTAAAATTGAAATAAAAGCCGAAGAAGGAGAAGCGGTAGAAGTTGGAGCAGTTGTTTGTACCATTGATACGAGTGTAGAGCCCGAAGCCGGAAGTCAGAAGCCGGAAGAAAAAAGCACCCAGGAATCAGCTCCCGATAGTGAAGATCAAACATCCAGTACGAAGGAGCCAACATCAGGAGATGAGTTGACCGAAGCGAAATCCCGACCGTTAGCGTCGGGGCACGATAAAGTAAAAGTTACATCGGTGGCTAAGGAAATGATGAAAGATCATGGCCTGTCGGTTGACGATGTAATAAATGGTTTAAAACGATTAGGAAAAAAAGAAGTGGAAACTGTGGTAAATGCGCCACAAACAGCTGCTGCCGCCATTCCTCAAAAAGAAGCCACACGCGACGAAGAACGTCAGCGTATGTCGAGCCTGAGAAGAAAGTTAAGTGCACGTCTTGTTTCCGTAAAAAACGAAACGGCGATGCTGACTACTTTTAACGAGATTGACATGAGTTACGTGATGGACATGCGCAAAAAATATCAGCAGAAATTTGTGGATACACACGGATTTAAAGTGGGCTTTATGTCGTTTTTTACCAAAGCTGTTGCTACTGCCATGGATTTCCATCCGATGGTGAATGCACAAATTGATGGCGAAGAGATTGTAATGCCACAGTTTGTTGATGTGGGAATTGCAGTATCAACACCAAAAGGTTTGATGGTGCCCATTGTTCGCAATGCTGAAAGTAAAACAATTCCGGCAATTGAACTGGAAATAAAAGAACTCGCCGAAAAGGCACGCAACAAAAAAATATCGGTTGAAGAATTAACCGGCGGAACATTTACTATTACCAATGGTGGCGTTTTCGGATCGTTGTTGTCAACGCCGATTATTAATCCGCCGCAATCGGCTATATTAGGAATGCACAATATTGTTGAACGTCCGGTGGCTGTTAACGGGCAGGTGGTAATTCGCCCAATGATGTATGTGGCGCTATCTTACGATCACCGTATTATCGATGGCAAAGACTCGGTTGGTTTCCTTGTAAAACTGAAGGAACTGCTCGAGAATCCGGAGCGTTTATTCACAGGAGGCAAAGATGCCGGAGAACTGATGTTAGGAATATAA
- a CDS encoding SIMPL domain-containing protein, with amino-acid sequence MKRIILSLAVIVFSLGSFAQTNEDRIITVEGKSEVKILPEEIWFNVSLTVKDQDYKTCADLAVQKLAEIKSLFTENGIEKDMIKTNRYSVREIQRHDPELRKMVSDGYQATIPLTVRTNRDYDKNNVIFKLIKDNLESNFNMNFALSEEQIAAVKAKLIKLAVDDAKEKAEIITQAAEVELGKIAHIQYGEPNLVGINNPPALRKADVMVRGMAQNEIVDLLEPDEVKMATNIVISWNLQ; translated from the coding sequence ATGAAGAGAATTATTTTATCCTTGGCCGTTATCGTTTTTTCACTCGGCTCTTTCGCTCAAACAAACGAAGATAGAATTATTACAGTGGAAGGAAAATCAGAAGTTAAAATACTTCCTGAAGAAATTTGGTTTAATGTGTCGCTGACAGTAAAAGACCAGGATTATAAAACCTGTGCGGATTTAGCCGTTCAGAAACTGGCAGAAATAAAATCACTTTTTACGGAAAACGGTATTGAAAAAGATATGATTAAAACAAATAGGTATTCCGTGCGTGAAATCCAACGTCATGATCCGGAGTTACGAAAAATGGTATCTGACGGTTACCAGGCTACCATTCCGCTTACAGTGCGCACAAATAGGGATTACGATAAAAACAATGTGATTTTTAAGCTGATAAAAGACAATCTTGAGTCGAATTTCAACATGAATTTTGCGCTTTCGGAAGAGCAAATTGCAGCAGTAAAGGCAAAGTTGATAAAACTGGCTGTAGATGATGCAAAAGAAAAGGCAGAAATCATTACTCAGGCTGCGGAAGTTGAGTTGGGCAAGATTGCTCATATTCAATACGGCGAACCAAACTTAGTTGGAATTAATAATCCACCGGCTTTGCGCAAAGCAGATGTTATGGTTCGTGGAATGGCACAAAATGAAATTGTTGATTTGCTTGAACCTGATGAAGTAAAAATGGCAACCAACATTGTTATTTCGTGGAATCTGCAATAG
- the glyA gene encoding serine hydroxymethyltransferase: MKRDTLVFDIIKKEHERQLGGIELIASENFVSEQVMEAMGSVMTNKYAEGYPGKRYYGGCQFVDMTEQLAIDRIKELYGAVWANVQPHSGAQANAAVLSVILKPGDTFLGLDLSHGGHLSHGSHVNSSGILYNPVAYKVKEDTGMVDYDEMEALAIEHKPKLIIGGASAYSREWDYKRMREIADKVGALFMVDMAHPAGLIAAGLLDNPVKYAHVVTSTTHKTLRGPRGGIILIGKDFENPWGITTPKGVVRKMSSLLDSAVFPGQQGGPLEHVIAAKAVAFGEALEPEYKEYQAQVKKNAAVMAQAFVDLGYKVISGGTDNHSMLIDLRTKYPEITGKVVENTIVNAEITINKNMVPFDSRSPFQTSGLRVGTPAITTRGVKEDLMPEIVQLIDDSIAHINDEAYIKAVGEKVHKLMKDFPLFAY, from the coding sequence ATGAAGAGAGATACTTTGGTTTTTGATATTATCAAGAAGGAACACGAACGTCAGTTGGGCGGAATTGAGCTTATTGCTTCAGAAAACTTTGTAAGTGAGCAGGTTATGGAGGCAATGGGTTCGGTGATGACCAATAAGTACGCTGAAGGTTATCCGGGAAAAAGATATTATGGTGGTTGTCAGTTTGTTGACATGACCGAGCAATTGGCCATCGACCGTATTAAAGAATTGTACGGCGCTGTTTGGGCCAATGTGCAGCCGCACTCGGGCGCGCAGGCTAATGCTGCTGTGTTGAGTGTTATTCTTAAACCGGGCGACACATTCCTCGGACTTGACCTTTCTCATGGTGGTCACCTTTCGCATGGTTCGCATGTAAACTCATCGGGTATTCTTTACAATCCGGTTGCCTACAAGGTAAAAGAAGATACCGGAATGGTTGATTACGACGAGATGGAAGCGCTGGCTATCGAGCACAAACCAAAGTTGATCATCGGTGGTGCATCGGCATACAGCCGCGAGTGGGACTACAAACGCATGCGCGAAATTGCTGACAAAGTAGGTGCATTGTTTATGGTGGATATGGCTCATCCGGCAGGTTTAATTGCTGCAGGTTTGCTTGATAATCCTGTAAAATATGCTCACGTTGTAACATCTACAACACATAAAACATTGCGCGGACCTCGCGGTGGTATCATCCTGATTGGTAAAGATTTTGAAAATCCATGGGGTATTACAACTCCTAAAGGTGTGGTTCGTAAAATGTCTTCATTGTTGGATTCAGCTGTATTTCCTGGTCAGCAAGGTGGACCGCTTGAGCACGTAATTGCTGCAAAAGCTGTTGCATTTGGCGAGGCTCTGGAACCAGAATATAAAGAATACCAGGCGCAGGTGAAAAAGAATGCCGCTGTAATGGCACAGGCTTTTGTTGATCTGGGTTACAAAGTAATTTCTGGTGGAACAGACAATCACTCGATGTTGATCGACTTGCGTACAAAATATCCTGAAATCACAGGTAAAGTAGTTGAAAATACTATTGTTAATGCCGAAATAACCATTAACAAAAACATGGTGCCATTCGATAGTCGTTCACCATTCCAAACTTCAGGTTTGCGTGTAGGTACACCGGCTATTACAACGCGTGGTGTAAAAGAAGATTTGATGCCTGAGATCGTTCAGCTGATTGACGATTCGATTGCGCACATTAACGATGAAGCATACATTAAAGCAGTTGGAGAAAAAGTTCACAAGCTTATGAAAGACTTCCCGCTGTTCGCATACTAG
- a CDS encoding GTP-binding protein, which translates to MEHQNKIPVTIITGFLGAGKTTFINFLLKSNPDTQFALVENEFGDVPIDTKLIKGVDASQMFELKQGCICCTITDEYELVLKELAELFPNVDHLLIETTGIADPAPVIQPFFADEDLKELYEYNGAICLVDAVHFNDHPEEEMAYKQLNVADLILLNKTETLDEKQQEELAERMNKLAPLAKIHATSFGEAKELSLNELKQHSFNAYSFLSYKSNHALVRTKTLSFSAPLNRDAFLYWLEYTLEIYKSQVYRCKGVVCFQNEPFEYILQGVGGRFELEEGDLIMEAPESHIVFIGKLDGLALDFNPPL; encoded by the coding sequence TTGGAGCATCAAAACAAAATACCAGTAACCATAATCACCGGCTTCCTGGGGGCCGGGAAAACCACTTTTATCAACTTTTTGCTGAAATCAAATCCCGACACGCAGTTTGCTTTGGTTGAGAATGAATTTGGTGACGTACCTATTGATACAAAACTAATAAAAGGTGTTGATGCCAGCCAGATGTTCGAGTTAAAGCAGGGATGTATTTGTTGTACAATTACCGATGAGTACGAACTGGTATTAAAAGAACTGGCCGAACTTTTCCCGAATGTGGATCACCTGTTGATCGAAACAACAGGAATTGCTGATCCTGCACCTGTCATTCAACCCTTTTTTGCTGATGAAGACTTGAAAGAACTCTACGAATATAACGGCGCGATTTGTTTGGTTGATGCTGTACATTTTAATGATCATCCGGAAGAAGAGATGGCCTATAAGCAGTTAAATGTTGCTGATTTGATTCTGCTCAATAAAACAGAAACTCTGGATGAAAAGCAGCAAGAGGAGCTTGCGGAAAGAATGAATAAACTGGCACCGTTGGCAAAAATCCATGCAACGAGTTTTGGAGAAGCAAAAGAACTCAGTCTGAACGAACTGAAACAACATTCGTTTAATGCATATTCTTTTCTTTCGTACAAAAGCAATCATGCACTGGTGCGAACCAAAACACTTTCGTTTTCTGCTCCGCTGAACCGGGACGCTTTCCTGTATTGGCTGGAATATACACTCGAAATTTATAAAAGCCAGGTTTATCGCTGCAAAGGAGTGGTGTGTTTTCAGAACGAGCCTTTTGAATATATTTTGCAGGGTGTTGGCGGCCGTTTTGAACTGGAAGAAGGAGATTTAATAATGGAAGCACCTGAAAGTCATATTGTTTTTATAGGCAAGCTTGATGGTTTGGCTTTGGATTTTAATCCTCCATTATAA
- a CDS encoding AEC family transporter, which translates to MAHFLLALKTVAPLFLVIFSGTLFSRTKAAHGPWIDVLNKYALWIGFPALVVASLMHLDPRGESYTQLILINSTYIAVCMLLAFPIARIFKLSKRLRSSLFLILSFGNVAYLGIPVLRSSFGEAILPVAAVLSAVYVFWLLTLGVILIEATGEESIQPKKLMLSLVKNPLLLSVFVGVAIVLFQIKVPSFIDKTVSLFAESVTAVVLFSLGIFLGQNKIGAPREWIRVFIFIVLTMIALPVLLYFGIKTTGLNDLQFKATILDSAMPLGLTPYALAVQYKLETKLVARIVVLGTLLSVLIIPFWIAFLG; encoded by the coding sequence ATGGCACACTTTCTACTCGCGTTGAAGACTGTTGCTCCCTTGTTTCTTGTCATCTTTTCGGGAACACTTTTTTCGCGTACAAAAGCCGCTCACGGTCCGTGGATTGATGTGCTAAACAAATACGCACTGTGGATCGGATTCCCCGCACTGGTTGTTGCTTCGTTAATGCATCTCGATCCGCGGGGCGAATCCTACACACAACTCATTCTTATTAATTCTACATACATTGCGGTGTGCATGTTGCTGGCCTTCCCTATTGCGCGAATATTTAAATTATCGAAGCGATTACGCAGTTCGTTATTTTTGATCCTTTCATTTGGGAACGTGGCTTACCTGGGCATTCCGGTTCTTCGCAGCAGCTTTGGCGAAGCTATTTTGCCCGTTGCAGCCGTTCTTTCTGCCGTTTATGTTTTCTGGCTGCTTACGCTTGGTGTAATTCTTATCGAAGCTACTGGAGAAGAAAGCATACAGCCGAAGAAATTAATGTTGAGCCTGGTCAAAAATCCACTACTGCTATCCGTTTTTGTGGGTGTAGCCATCGTTTTATTTCAAATTAAAGTGCCGTCGTTTATCGATAAAACCGTCAGCCTATTTGCCGAATCGGTTACTGCAGTTGTTCTGTTTTCGCTGGGCATATTCCTGGGACAAAACAAAATTGGCGCTCCCCGCGAATGGATTAGGGTATTCATTTTTATTGTGCTAACGATGATTGCTCTGCCGGTGTTGCTTTATTTTGGCATCAAAACAACCGGCTTGAACGACCTTCAGTTTAAAGCCACTATTCTTGACTCGGCCATGCCACTTGGGCTAACACCTTATGCGCTGGCCGTTCAATACAAACTGGAAACAAAACTGGTAGCACGAATTGTGGTGCTGGGAACACTGCTTTCGGTGCTTATTATTCCATTTTGGATAGCATTTCTTGGCTGA
- a CDS encoding HAD-IA family hydrolase → MAITVHPEAKALIFDLDGTLSNSLPVHVETWKIVGKKYNFDFDPKIIHEMTGRPTIEFAKRIVEQYNVDEDPEILVRMKQQAFWDAAHLLDPIEEVIAIVKNYHGKLPMSVGTGASGKSAEVQLKELGIREYFDYVISADDVQKHKPHPETFVKCAQLMGVEPKFCQVFEDGDLGISAAKEVDMFVTDVREHIVYGDWAMTENK, encoded by the coding sequence ATGGCAATTACAGTTCATCCCGAGGCAAAAGCCTTAATTTTTGATTTAGATGGAACCCTGTCGAACTCGCTTCCGGTGCATGTTGAAACATGGAAAATAGTGGGCAAAAAATATAATTTCGATTTTGACCCCAAAATCATTCATGAGATGACAGGCCGCCCGACCATTGAATTTGCCAAACGAATTGTTGAACAGTATAATGTGGATGAAGACCCTGAAATTCTGGTTCGGATGAAACAGCAGGCATTTTGGGATGCCGCACATTTGCTTGACCCAATAGAAGAGGTAATCGCGATTGTAAAAAATTACCATGGGAAACTGCCTATGTCGGTGGGAACCGGGGCAAGTGGGAAAAGTGCTGAAGTGCAGTTAAAAGAACTGGGTATTCGTGAATATTTCGACTATGTGATTTCAGCCGACGATGTGCAGAAACACAAACCACACCCTGAAACCTTTGTAAAATGTGCTCAACTGATGGGGGTAGAACCAAAATTTTGCCAGGTTTTTGAAGATGGAGACTTGGGCATTTCGGCTGCAAAAGAAGTTGACATGTTTGTTACCGATGTACGCGAACACATTGTTTACGGTGATTGGGCAATGACTGAAAACAAGTAA